In the genome of Betaproteobacteria bacterium, one region contains:
- the rraA gene encoding ribonuclease E activity regulator RraA, whose amino-acid sequence MSFATADLCDQHEDKIKVAEPIFRSYGAHAAFGGQIATVKIFEDNVLVRQALAEPGKGRVLVVDGGGSLRCALVGDQLALLARDSGWAGIVVYGCIRDCAAIDEVPIGVRALATHPLKSIKKGAGDRDIPVTFAGVTFVPGQYVYADRDGVIVSPVDLAA is encoded by the coding sequence TTTCGCGACCGCCGACCTCTGCGACCAGCACGAGGACAAGATCAAGGTGGCCGAGCCGATCTTCCGCAGCTACGGCGCGCATGCCGCGTTCGGCGGCCAGATCGCCACGGTCAAGATATTCGAGGACAACGTGCTCGTCCGGCAGGCGCTGGCCGAGCCGGGCAAGGGTCGGGTGCTGGTGGTCGACGGCGGCGGATCGCTGCGCTGCGCCCTGGTGGGCGACCAGCTGGCGCTGCTCGCCCGCGACAGCGGCTGGGCGGGAATCGTCGTCTACGGCTGCATTCGCGACTGCGCGGCCATCGACGAGGTGCCCATCGGTGTACGCGCGCTGGCCACCCATCCCTTGAAGAGCATCAAGAAGGGGGCAGGCGACCGCGACATCCCGGTAACCTTCGCCGGCGTCACCTTCGTGCCCGGCCAGTATGTCTACGCCGACCGCGACGGAGTCATCGTTTCCCCGGTCGACCTCGCAGCGTAG